The genome window agtTTGGTAATTGATTTGATTTTCAATGAGACAGAAGTtggaaaaataattacaattgtACAATAAAACATGTcttgtttgaaacatttaaaatggagagaggacaaaaagaaaaatcacatgGAATATTTCACActgaatttgattaaaaatagtttttaatttaGGCAAAAAAATGCTCAAACCAAAGTATTGAAAGtttgattaattaatcaatcaaaattaattgattgattaaaTACTTTAtgagaaaaataatcttttaatAATGTGAACATAGCATTTTAACCAACACATAAAAATGGGAACCTGAAACTGTACTGCACTGTAGGAATGACCCTGTTTTTATGTAATGCTCAGATATCTCCTGTATGATGTGAATCCACCTGAGGGTTTCAATCTGCGCCGGGATGTGTACATTCGCATGGCCTCTTTGCTGAAGACATTGAGAAAAGAGGGCGACTGGGTGCTAGTGTTGCCTCCATGGGGTCGTCTGTATCACTGGCAGAGCCCTGATATACATCAGGTTCGCATCCCCTGGGGGGAATTCTTCAGTGTGACCAGCCTGCAGGGTAACATACCAGTCATTGAGTATGAGGAATTTATTGCTGGTGAGCTAttacgtttttttgtttttttgagagaGACTGGAAATACATGTGATTATTTAGCTTAATTATAACTGACATTCATTTGTTCAGACAGGgggaatgttaaaaatattttgcaattcCACATGGTGGCAGTAGTTGCAGAAAATACACACTTCACCTACAAGGACAGTCTTGCGTGACTGTCTAGTTAGtcatattgtatttaaatatatgtaggAACATTGcatttataaacaataaaagcCGAGACTCAATTATGATTCCCACATTCTGTGTCTTTATTATTGATCTCAGAGTCTGGAGGTCCCTTCATTGACCAGATCCTTGTGCTGCAAAGCTATGCAGAGGGCTGGACAGATGGGAAATGGGAGGAGAAGGTGGATGAACGACCGTGCATTGAAAGACTGATGTACTCAAAAGACAAACAAGGCTATTACAGGTACTGCTTTAGAATCAGAGGTTCATCCGGTTTAGGTGCTCTTGACAATAACAGAGGCTGAACGGAATGTTTATGCAACTTTTAAAGCCATACATGAATagttgttaaaaatatataatataaattatacatatattttatatttaatatactgtacatttattaatttttaataaaaaaaggcaATTTTTAGACCCCCATTAAAAGGATTTGTTCACTTCTGAGCTAAAagttcctgataatttactcaccccatgtcatccaagatgttcacgTCTTTCTGTCTTCAATCGAAaggaaattaaggtttttgaggaaaacattccaggatttttctccatttagtggacttcagtggggttcaacgggttgaaggtccaaattgcagtttcagtgcagcttcaaagggctctacatgatcttagacgaggaataagggtcttatctagtgaaacaatcggtcttttttttttttttttataatataaatgtatatactttttaaccacaaatgctcatcttgcactgctctgcgacgCATTAAGTTGAAAGGTcgcgcgtgacgtaggcagaagtaccgcggtagggtgaaaaacttaATCTAATTTTCTTCTTCAACTTTAAAATTGTCCGATATcgctgttttacctttttttttttttgtaaaggccgtttagcttaatctttgcacgttcgctttgtagacactggatcggtacttccgcctatgtcacgcaTCACCTTTttaacgtgattacgtcatgcgtgtggatcgcagagcagtgcaagacgagcatttgtggttaaaaagtatacacatttttatttttttttagaaaatgactgatcgtttcactagattcTTCATCTGGGATCGCGTagagcgctttgaagctgcactgaaactgcaaccctggtgaaccccactgaagtccactatatggagaaaaatcctggaatgttttccttaaaaaaacctttcttttcgactgaagaaagaaagacataaacatcttggatgacatgggggtgagtaaattatcaggaaattttcattcagaagtgaactaatcctttaaacacatatgctgttttttctgtggaacacaaaaggagaaatttgatgcagctcttttccatatagCTACATTTCACCATATCTGTTAAGCTATAGTACCATTCAAGTttgaggtcggtaagatttttttaatgtatggtGACccaagctgcatttatttgatcaaaagacagtaatattgtgaaatattatatactgttctgtattttaatatattttaaagtgtaatttattcctgtgatgacgaagctgaattttcagcatcattgctccagtcttcagtgtcacatgatccttcagaattcaaTCTAacatgttgatttggtgctcagaaaacatttcttcttcaacattattattaattgttaaaaacagttgtaatgcttaatagatttttttaacattataaaagtctttacagtcattttttttattattaatttaatgcatccttgctgaataaaagtattcattttttttaaattattaattctttTGCATGGTTAAGCATGTCCATACAACTTGTGTACTATACTccgtcttctgaagccatacaatgggtttgtgtgaggaacaaactggaaaaaaaagggatagtttgtcatcatttactcaccctcatgctgtgccagtgtatgattttctttgttctgtttaatgattagattatatatatattttttttttattttgttgtccaTACAATTCCAACAAGTCTGACAAGtaacaaaacaacactggaccttctttttttgttccacagaagaaagaaatgcataggATTGGAACAAAGTAAATAATGCCAGAATTTCCATTTTGataatatttcttttattaaatcTTGTTTGTCTTTCTCCAGAGGTTGGTTTTGGGGTTATGAGGAGACCAGAGCATTGAATGTCACCTGTTTATCTGCTCAGGGGCATGCCTCTATTTTGGCCCCTGTCCTTCTAAACAACTTAACAGCCACGTAAGTCACTTTGTAAATAGGTTTGcaataaaatagcttttaaGTGCAAATGGGGGTGTTGTACATTTGTTGTCATTGAACCACAGGTCAGTAATGCTGGACAGAGCTGAGACTGTCCTTCATGATCACTATGCTGGGAAGGACTACTGGGATGTAAGTCCATcaacaaatattttcatgttttagaGATAATTTAGCTAAAATATAGTagtaattaagatttttgaaatatttctcaCCTGATTGTTTGAAATAGAACTAAACATTTGATTATACTGCTCTACAGACACGGCGAAGTATGGTGTTTGCCAAACACTTGCGTATTATAGGAGACGAGTTTAGGGCCAAGTATCTCAACTCCACAGATAAACAGGACCAGACACCATACAACGAGGACTGGACCCGAATCAAAGTACGTTTTactttcattaaagggttatttcacccaaaaataaaattctgtcattaattactcatcctcatgttgtttcaaacccataagacttttgttcatcttcggaacacaaattaagatatttttgataaaatcagagagatttctgtccctccataaacagtctacgcaactgaaaatttgacgcttcaaaaagttcataaagagatcgtaaaactaatccatatgaattgagtggtttagtccaaattatcTAAAGAGACTTGATTGCTGTACATGATGAActgattgaatttaggcttttatttacatataaacattcatcaacctCCACagcagttgtggtaaacggaagttcaagcatgtttgcttgatgtgtgagaaccaatgaggatcattcttgtgtgttacgcagcacaatTGAGCTtgcgcaagaggtttgttctcgctcgtcaagcaggtttggttgggcttctgtttatgttcgctgatcaatgtttatatgtgaataaaagcataaattcaaagtttcagttgcgtaggctgtctatGAAGTGAcataaagctctcagatttcatcaaaaatatcctcagttgtgttctgaagatgaacgaaagtcttacgggtttgaaatgacatgagggtgagtaattaataacagaattttcatttttgggtgaactaaccctttaatgctccCTTCTCATTGTTGAAATATAAGAAGTGCTGCTGTCAGTGCTGTCTGCATGATAGATAGAGTGTGTTTATGCAACAAGTTTAGTTCAAATGTCAAGACAGTGTGTTTCTGGAATGTTTGCAATGTGCTTTACACCCACACTCATTTCATTCTGACAGCAATCATATTTGTTTCGTGAACTTTTGTAAACTCTTGGACCCAGAACAGGTTGGGCAGTGCTAAGGGAGGCCCTTACCTGGGAGTCCACTTGCGTAGGAAGGACTTTATCTGGGGTCACAGAGATGATGTGCCTagccttaaaggtgcagtgaaGAAGATCCGTAGCCTCATGAAGAAGCACAAGCTTCAGCAAGTCTTTGTTGCCACCGATGCAGACGAAGAAGGtacagaccaaaaaaaaaaaaaaagtaaaacatcaATAATGTATGAAGGATTTAAGTAAGGATTTATTCACTcagacatgttttcttttttacacaACTTTCACTGAATAGAGGTAGACGCCATACTTCCTGCCAATCAGCCACATACAAGATATTGTGATGTTTTAAGGaatattcactcaaaaattcatatatttgttattgtttactcaacttcatgtcattccaaaacctTGTGctgatatatttttctgttcagCACAATAAAGGATTTTAAAGAATATTCACGCATGactgtcaagcttcaaaaaggacaaaaacttttgtgaacgcaaaagcattgaaatataatttttcctcccatctcatatttttacttcatcatgtccctttaggggctccgtacttCTCATCCTATACTCTAATgtaatgtttggggtcagtatttattttttttttttttaaagaaattaatacttttattcagcaaagacacaataattcattaaaagtgacagtaaagacatcttaataaaattttaataaatgcttttgaactttatatttataaaataatgataCAAAAAGTATCacactttccacaaaaaatattaagcagcacatctgttttcagcattgataataataagaaatgtttcttgagcaccaaatcagcatattagaataattttgaaaggatcatgtgacactgaagactggagtaatgatgctgaaaattagctttgtcatcacaggaataaattacagtttaaaatatttttaaattaagcaAAGTTATTCTAAATTGTCAtaaaatatcacaatattactatttttacttaatttttgatcaaataaatgcagccttggtgagcataagagacttctttcaaaaacattaaaaatcttaccgaccttTTGAGCAGTGTTGTATAGAGTATATACAgacaaacatacagtatatatgtgttatgtatgtatgtatatatacgtATGTGACATCAggctttttcttcttttagacCTTGCTAAACTGAAAAGGATGCTTCCTGAGATGGTTCGATACGAGCCCACCTGGGAGGACCTCGAGCTCCTGAAAGATGGAGGGGTGGCCATCATAGACCAGTGGATCTGTGCCCATGCAAGGTATTGAACCACACCCTCTGCTGTGCTTTTTTCTGTCGCAACAAAGAGGTTATGGAATGACATTGCATTTTTATGCCATAGGTGTACAAAACCTGCTTTATCAACTGTGAAATAATCATCTACTCCGGTTTTAGTCAGAGTTAGTTGCTGTTCAAgctacagtgccctccacaaatattggcacccttagtaaatatgagtaaaggcggctgtgaaaataaatctgcattgtttatccctttgatctttcattcaaaaaattcacaaaattctaatctttcattgaaggaaaacaactgaaagtggggggaaactcacattatgaaataaatgtttttctccaatacatgttggccacaattattggcacccctagaaattcttatgagtaaaatatctctgaagtatattcccattcgtatttacattttttttttttttagcacaattttttgctcatatttactgaGGGTGCCAAGATTTGTGGAGGGTACTGTAGTTAAGATTATTTCTTTTAGGCTTTAGTTCTTTTTTCCTTTATGCTTTTCTTTGACTATAATTTTTCTTTGTCTAGCTTCATTTTAAATCTGTCCCTAGAGGATTAAGTtgattgttttaaacaaatgagTATATAATCacaacttttaaataaaagattcatTTTTCAAAGTTTAATTAGTAGGAAGGATCATTATAAATATGATTCTTGCTGTTTCATTGAATTGGGTGTGACTCTGAAAGATTATTTCCATTAAAAACGAAAAGCATGACACATGACGTAATGGCTTGCACCACAATCCTTTCAATCAACTCATGCACTTGCATTACTGGAAAAAAATGCTCATTGTTCTATATGACAACCTTTGATCCAACCTATCAGCATATCTTTTGTAAAACAACAGTGCATCACCCACTCACATCTGTTGTCTTTTTCATCAGGTATTTCATTGGGACATCAGTTTCAACCTTCTCTTTCAGAATACACGAGGAAAGAGAAATCCTAGGTTTCGATCCTAAAACCACTTATAACCGATTCTGTGGTGACGATGAGAACGAATGTGAACAGCCAACACACTGGAAAATTGTCTACTAATAACACAGAaacaacagaaaacatgatGCTGGTCACACAGACTGCAATTGATTTCTCAGATTTAAGATGATTctctatattttttaatgtttttgctgacaatgttgaaaatacacatttttaaaggCAGAGCCAATGAATTCCGATTGCGTAAAAAGAAGGGTTAGATAAGGGGAGCCATAAGAGGAATTATCAAATGGCTTTCATCTTAGATATCGTGTCAGATATGGAATTTGTGAATACTGCTGCTCTGTTCTCACAGTTCTTTCATTCGTATTGTTGATACTCAAGATGAACTGTGTTTAAGCACTGTGatcaaacctgtttgaaaatgGCCAACATGATTTTTCACCACTGCTCCAGTATTTTAAGTCTATTTATGTGGTACTTGccaatttgttttttgtctcACCACATATTATGCCTTTTTGGCAAATGATGTATAAACATACAGTATTAGTGTTTATTTGATATTTCTATCAGTATTGTGCCTGCCTgctatttgaaatatatattttttcttcatatatatatatatatatatatatataattagctTTCATAGACTTTGAccatacagcatttttacactaCAGTAGTGAAATTTTCTCATGTTGTAATTAATTTGCTCATTTGAATACCACAGTGTGCTTTTTACTTTCATAAAGAAGGATGCCTGGAGGTATTCATTTATAAGTGACATTAATGCCAAAATCAAAACGATTAAAGATAAGCATCTGATATAGCAACATTAGTTTTGCTTTCATCACTTGGTGACAATCACATTTTCATTGGTATGTTTTGATTTGTgtatttcttttgttgtttggaaatgtaaatgtttaccattaccattcagaaatgtactgtatatgtgcTCTTtctataaatgttttgttgaagttgttttttattttattttaatatgaaattgtaataatcacATCAGTTGATACAAGTGTGATCAAGTGTTTTTCGCTTCATTTCTGTgaaaatcgttttttttttagttttttttttataaggatTAAAACTATAATTAGTGCCTTGGTCTCATAGCATATGTCTAGTAATCCATTGTAAATCTGCCAGATACATTAGTAAACTTTCTGTAGGTTTTGTTCGTTTTTACATGACAGTTTTTTTGCAATCTCTCTCGTGGGGGTTGAATCTGGTTTCATGTGATGCCAATCTGTCCTGCTCAAAGCTCTACTGATCATTTTACCTCAACTTGTGGGTGGAGACAATGCTTTGTGACTTATTCTCAC of Ctenopharyngodon idella isolate HZGC_01 chromosome 9, HZGC01, whole genome shotgun sequence contains these proteins:
- the pofut2 gene encoding GDP-fucose protein O-fucosyltransferase 2, giving the protein MANKRGTAVPVLSHRILRYFSVLILTVLSYKLTSASDEDAFRAGQSMLSPVAAASRDVRYLLYDVNPPEGFNLRRDVYIRMASLLKTLRKEGDWVLVLPPWGRLYHWQSPDIHQVRIPWGEFFSVTSLQGNIPVIEYEEFIAESGGPFIDQILVLQSYAEGWTDGKWEEKVDERPCIERLMYSKDKQGYYRGWFWGYEETRALNVTCLSAQGHASILAPVLLNNLTATSVMLDRAETVLHDHYAGKDYWDTRRSMVFAKHLRIIGDEFRAKYLNSTDKQDQTPYNEDWTRIKNRLGSAKGGPYLGVHLRRKDFIWGHRDDVPSLKGAVKKIRSLMKKHKLQQVFVATDADEEDLAKLKRMLPEMVRYEPTWEDLELLKDGGVAIIDQWICAHARYFIGTSVSTFSFRIHEEREILGFDPKTTYNRFCGDDENECEQPTHWKIVY